From Streptomyces sp. 6-11-2, one genomic window encodes:
- a CDS encoding ankyrin repeat domain-containing protein encodes MSEAPDPEVVELATKIFDLARQGRTEALVAYVDAGVPADLTNDRGDSLVMLAAYHGHAAAVRALLARGADADRVNDRGQTPLAGAVFKGEQEVITALLEGGADPSAGTPSAVDTARMFGRTELLEMFGES; translated from the coding sequence ATGAGTGAAGCCCCCGACCCCGAGGTCGTGGAGCTGGCGACCAAGATCTTCGATCTGGCCCGGCAGGGGCGGACTGAGGCACTCGTGGCGTACGTCGACGCGGGCGTCCCGGCCGACCTCACCAACGACCGCGGCGACTCCCTGGTGATGCTCGCCGCATACCACGGCCACGCAGCCGCCGTCCGCGCGCTGCTGGCCCGAGGCGCCGACGCCGACCGCGTCAACGACCGGGGCCAGACCCCCCTCGCAGGAGCGGTCTTCAAGGGTGAGCAGGAAGTGATCACAGCCCTCCTGGAGGGCGGCGCGGACCCGTCCGCCGGCACCCCCTCGGCCGTCGACACGGCCCGGATGTTCGGCAGGACGGAGCTGCTGGAGATGTTCGGCGAGAGCTGA
- a CDS encoding HEAT repeat domain-containing protein, protein MFDPVIAPSGTLLGLLQRGRGDGTLHALTAPRAEALAALNHCVLSDPRHDWQVENRSLYYARLFLDLDGELDRIEEHLLDPEDALDTDESRTGLALAVLGHLASYGRRDALALLRRYAATGANWAWALDELALRDDDAGLRALATPVLARFATDAEGEAELAAAVRDAFEPRPWRLWADDPRESVATRVRAAHEAGCFDLWQRQMRPTGPRPGWSVQAVFEWAEQGADRGAPRHAPAARCLTAVAGPEDRPEILRAARAGTDAARCTALRYLADGDDPDALDLIEAAVSDGSATVVEAAVDAFERMRGAAAVDRARGWAHRPDPLGAAAGRVLACRGAVRDRDLVLSALREAVRGEGPDAPTLWTLVDGAGRLGITCAAPVLRHVYRETASSHLRGRAARALAATDPSFPAGFAVECLWDCEETTREIAARHAETGDTRVVERLRRLAADPAEEDEVQTAVRSRIGPDTPTA, encoded by the coding sequence ATGTTCGATCCGGTCATAGCGCCCAGCGGTACGCTGCTCGGCCTGCTCCAGCGGGGCCGCGGCGACGGCACGCTGCACGCGCTCACCGCCCCCCGCGCCGAGGCGCTGGCGGCACTGAACCACTGCGTGCTCAGCGACCCACGCCACGACTGGCAGGTGGAGAACCGCTCCCTGTACTACGCCCGCCTCTTCCTCGACCTCGACGGCGAACTGGACCGGATCGAGGAGCACCTCCTCGACCCCGAGGACGCCCTCGACACCGACGAGTCACGCACCGGACTCGCCCTCGCCGTGCTCGGGCACCTCGCCTCCTACGGCAGGCGGGACGCGCTCGCCCTGCTGCGCAGGTACGCCGCCACCGGTGCCAACTGGGCCTGGGCCCTGGACGAACTGGCGCTCAGGGACGACGACGCGGGGCTGCGCGCCCTCGCCACGCCGGTCCTCGCGCGCTTCGCCACCGACGCCGAGGGCGAGGCCGAGCTGGCCGCCGCGGTGCGCGACGCCTTCGAGCCCCGGCCGTGGCGGCTGTGGGCCGACGACCCGCGCGAGTCGGTCGCCACCCGCGTGCGTGCCGCGCACGAGGCGGGCTGCTTCGACCTCTGGCAACGGCAGATGCGCCCCACCGGACCCCGGCCCGGGTGGAGCGTGCAGGCGGTGTTCGAGTGGGCCGAGCAGGGCGCCGACCGCGGCGCGCCCCGCCATGCCCCGGCCGCCCGCTGCCTCACCGCCGTCGCCGGTCCCGAGGACCGGCCCGAGATCCTCCGCGCCGCCCGGGCGGGCACCGACGCGGCCCGCTGTACCGCCCTGCGCTACCTCGCCGACGGCGACGACCCCGACGCCCTGGACCTCATCGAGGCCGCGGTGTCCGACGGCTCCGCCACCGTGGTGGAGGCCGCCGTCGACGCCTTCGAACGCATGCGCGGAGCCGCCGCCGTCGACCGGGCACGCGGCTGGGCCCACCGCCCCGACCCGCTCGGCGCCGCCGCCGGACGAGTGCTCGCCTGCCGCGGCGCGGTCCGGGACCGCGACCTCGTCCTCTCCGCCCTCCGGGAGGCGGTCCGGGGCGAAGGCCCCGACGCGCCCACCCTGTGGACCCTGGTCGACGGCGCCGGCCGGCTCGGCATCACCTGCGCCGCGCCCGTCCTGCGCCACGTCTACCGAGAGACCGCCTCCTCGCATCTGCGCGGCCGTGCCGCCCGAGCCCTGGCCGCCACCGACCCCTCCTTCCCCGCCGGGTTCGCCGTCGAGTGCCTGTGGGACTGCGAGGAGACCACCCGCGAGATCGCCGCCCGGCACGCCGAGACCGGCGACACGCGCGTCGTCGAACGACTGCGCAGACTCGCCGCCGACCCGGCCGAGGAGGACGAGGTCCAGACCGCCGTACGCAGCCGGATCGGGCCGGACACGCCCACCGCGTGA
- a CDS encoding glycosyltransferase family 1 protein: MRVVIVTESFPPDVNGVAHCALQTARHLVDRGHAPLVVAPATAASTGSDAPAPCPVVRVPSLPLPGYPQVRVALPSRRVAAALTEHRADLVHLAGPFVLGVRGMAAATRLGIPAVAVYQTDLAGYARTYMGAGEAAAWRRIRSVHAAADLTLAPSSAALQDLEAHGVPRVRLWGRGVDTVRFRPEHRDEALRRELAPNGELIVGYVGRLAPEKQVELLSGVCGLNGVRVVVVGDGPSSAQLTEALPGAVFLGRRTGDDLARIFASLDVFVHTGPFETFCQTVQEAMASGVPVVAPAAGGPLDLVAHGRTGLLVPPRDAAAVRDAVWALAADPALRASFAAAGRSAVEERTWAAVGDQLIAHYENVLAARRTAVAA; encoded by the coding sequence ATGCGTGTCGTCATCGTGACCGAATCCTTTCCCCCCGATGTGAACGGCGTGGCCCACTGCGCGCTCCAGACCGCCCGGCACCTCGTCGATCGCGGTCACGCCCCCCTCGTCGTGGCTCCCGCCACCGCCGCCTCGACCGGGTCCGACGCCCCCGCGCCGTGCCCCGTCGTCCGCGTCCCCTCCCTTCCGCTCCCGGGCTACCCCCAGGTCCGCGTCGCCCTGCCCAGCAGGCGCGTCGCGGCGGCGCTCACCGAGCACCGCGCCGACCTCGTCCACCTGGCCGGCCCCTTCGTCCTCGGCGTCCGCGGCATGGCGGCCGCCACCCGGCTCGGCATCCCCGCCGTCGCCGTCTACCAGACCGACCTCGCCGGCTACGCCCGCACCTACATGGGCGCCGGCGAGGCGGCCGCCTGGCGGCGCATCCGCTCCGTCCACGCCGCCGCCGACCTCACCCTCGCCCCCTCCAGCGCCGCCCTGCAGGACCTGGAGGCACACGGCGTGCCCCGTGTCAGGCTGTGGGGCCGCGGCGTGGACACCGTCCGCTTCCGCCCCGAGCACCGCGACGAGGCGCTGCGCCGCGAACTCGCCCCGAACGGTGAGCTGATCGTCGGCTACGTCGGCCGGCTCGCCCCCGAGAAGCAGGTCGAACTGCTCTCCGGGGTCTGCGGCCTGAACGGCGTACGGGTCGTGGTGGTGGGCGACGGGCCCAGCAGCGCCCAACTGACCGAGGCCCTGCCGGGCGCGGTCTTCCTGGGCCGTCGCACCGGCGACGACCTCGCGCGGATCTTCGCCTCGCTGGACGTCTTCGTGCACACCGGCCCCTTCGAGACGTTCTGCCAGACCGTGCAGGAGGCCATGGCCTCCGGGGTGCCCGTCGTCGCGCCCGCCGCGGGCGGTCCGCTCGACCTGGTCGCCCACGGCCGCACAGGGCTGCTGGTCCCGCCGCGCGACGCGGCCGCCGTACGCGACGCCGTGTGGGCGCTGGCCGCCGACCCGGCACTGCGGGCGTCGTTCGCGGCGGCCGGCCGCTCCGCGGTCGAGGAGCGCACCTGGGCGGCGGTCGGAGACCAGCTCATCGCCCACTACGAGAACGTGCTCGCCGCGCGGCGGACGGCGGTGGCGGCATGA
- a CDS encoding glycosyltransferase gives MTTAPLTLVRLANFVAPASGGLRTALRELGKGYKAAGHEPVLVVPGDRHTDEETEQGRVITLPGPLLPGTGGYRVLTDKRRVAAVLEELAPDRLEVSDRTTLRWTGKWARRARVPAVMVSHETADGVLRTWGLPQTLSQRAADALNVRTAHTYARVVCTTEFAEREFVRVGARNVVRAPLGVDLVERHPALWEAALRARHARDDEALLVMCSRLSVEKRPGNALDALEALLRRGRRAVLLVAGDGPLRTRLEQRARERALPVTFLGHVRDRDRLAALQASADVCLAPGPAETFGLAALEAMACGTPVVASASSALPEVIGSAGDSAADHGEAFADAVEGLLARPERERREAARARAECFGWTASVEAFLAAHDAPAPARRPLQEGVA, from the coding sequence ATGACCACCGCGCCGCTCACCCTCGTGCGGCTCGCGAACTTCGTCGCCCCCGCCTCCGGCGGACTGCGCACCGCCCTGCGCGAACTCGGCAAGGGCTACAAGGCCGCCGGCCACGAACCGGTGCTGGTCGTCCCGGGCGACCGCCACACCGACGAGGAGACCGAGCAGGGCCGCGTGATCACACTGCCCGGGCCGCTGCTGCCCGGCACCGGCGGCTACCGCGTCCTCACCGACAAGCGGCGGGTGGCCGCCGTCCTGGAGGAGCTCGCACCGGACCGCCTGGAGGTCTCCGACCGCACGACGCTGCGGTGGACCGGCAAGTGGGCACGGCGGGCCCGGGTCCCGGCCGTGATGGTGTCCCACGAGACCGCCGACGGCGTGCTGCGCACCTGGGGCCTGCCGCAGACCCTGTCCCAGCGCGCCGCCGACGCCCTCAACGTCCGTACCGCGCACACCTACGCGCGCGTGGTGTGCACCACCGAGTTCGCCGAGCGCGAGTTCGTGCGGGTCGGCGCGCGCAATGTCGTGCGCGCGCCCCTGGGCGTCGATCTGGTGGAACGGCACCCCGCGCTGTGGGAGGCGGCTCTGCGTGCCCGGCACGCACGCGACGACGAGGCGCTGCTGGTGATGTGCTCCCGGCTGTCCGTGGAGAAGCGGCCCGGCAACGCGCTGGACGCGCTGGAGGCGCTGCTGCGGCGCGGACGGCGGGCGGTGCTGCTGGTGGCCGGGGACGGTCCGCTGCGGACGCGGCTGGAGCAGCGGGCCCGTGAGCGGGCGCTGCCGGTGACGTTCCTCGGGCACGTCCGCGACCGCGACCGGCTCGCCGCGCTCCAGGCCTCCGCCGACGTGTGCCTGGCACCCGGGCCGGCCGAGACCTTCGGGCTCGCCGCGCTGGAGGCGATGGCCTGCGGCACCCCCGTGGTGGCCAGCGCCTCCTCCGCGCTGCCGGAGGTGATCGGCTCCGCCGGCGACAGCGCGGCGGACCACGGCGAGGCGTTCGCCGACGCCGTGGAGGGCCTGCTGGCACGCCCGGAACGGGAGCGGCGCGAGGCGGCACGCGCGCGTGCGGAGTGCTTCGGGTGGACCGCCTCCGTGGAGGCGTTCCTCGCCGCGCACGACGCCCCGGCTCCCGCGCGACGTCCGTTGCAGGAGGGTGTGGCATGA
- a CDS encoding SGNH/GDSL hydrolase family protein produces MRPLRFVALGDSLTEGVGDPTGDGRRGWAALLAGGLAEKPSAVEFTNLAVSGAQTRDVLERQTPAGLELRPDVVSVVVGVNDTLRRTFDIHAVAARLDRVFAAFTGRGAVLLTACLPDPGAMLGLPGALARPLARRQRAVNTVVHALSERYGAVHLHADAGQWLTDRAMWSADRLHPGERGHRQLAFRFHALLAETGVASGPAPSPEPEFPAPTRSASLWWLATAGTGWVARRCTDLLPQLLTLAADELRHHARGTSARLDLRSSASVSAALAALSTPEGAEPELA; encoded by the coding sequence ATGAGACCGCTGCGCTTCGTCGCCCTCGGCGATTCGCTGACCGAGGGCGTCGGCGATCCCACGGGCGACGGCCGGCGCGGCTGGGCGGCACTGCTCGCCGGCGGTCTCGCCGAGAAGCCCTCGGCCGTGGAGTTCACCAACCTCGCGGTGAGCGGGGCGCAGACCCGCGACGTTCTGGAGCGGCAGACGCCGGCCGGACTGGAGCTGCGCCCGGACGTCGTGTCGGTCGTCGTCGGCGTCAACGACACCCTGCGCCGCACCTTCGACATCCACGCGGTGGCCGCCCGGCTCGACCGGGTCTTCGCGGCCTTCACCGGCCGGGGCGCGGTTCTGCTGACGGCCTGTCTGCCCGACCCCGGCGCGATGCTCGGCCTGCCCGGCGCGCTGGCCCGTCCGCTGGCCCGGCGGCAGCGGGCGGTCAACACGGTGGTCCACGCCCTGTCGGAGCGCTACGGTGCCGTGCACCTGCACGCCGACGCGGGCCAGTGGCTGACCGACCGCGCGATGTGGAGCGCGGACCGGCTGCACCCGGGGGAGCGCGGTCACCGCCAACTCGCCTTCCGCTTCCACGCGTTGCTCGCGGAGACGGGTGTGGCGAGCGGGCCAGCGCCCTCGCCCGAGCCGGAGTTCCCCGCGCCCACCCGGTCGGCGAGCCTGTGGTGGCTGGCCACGGCGGGCACCGGCTGGGTGGCCCGGCGCTGCACCGACCTGCTGCCGCAACTGCTCACCCTGGCCGCCGACGAACTCCGCCACCACGCCCGCGGCACGAGCGCCCGCCTCGACCTGCGCTCGTCGGCATCGGTATCGGCGGCCCTGGCCGCGCTGTCGACGCCGGAGGGGGCGGAGCCGGAGTTGGCCTGA